The Falco naumanni isolate bFalNau1 chromosome 1, bFalNau1.pat, whole genome shotgun sequence genome window below encodes:
- the CENPX gene encoding centromere protein X, whose amino-acid sequence MAERGARADGFRKETVDRLLRLHFRDGRTRVNGDAQLLMAEMLNVFVREAAARAVRQAKAQELEQVDIEHLEKVLPQLLLDF is encoded by the exons ATGGCTGAGCGGGGCGCCCGCGCCGATGGCTTCAGGAAG GAGACCGTGGACCGGCTGCTCCGCCTGCACTTCCGCGACGGGAGGACCCGAG TTAACGGCGACGCGCAGCTGCTGATGGCGGAGATGCTGAACGTTTTCGTCCGAG aGGCGGCGGCCCGGGCGGTGCGGCAGGCGAAGgcacaggagctggagcaggtggaCATCGAGCACCTGGAGAAGGTGCTGCCCCAGCTG CTGCTGGATTTCTAG